The Nitrospira sp. genome contains a region encoding:
- a CDS encoding phospholipase D family protein, whose protein sequence is MTRPAQSRFGNRFCVGLVLSCAAMVLTGSRCDVSAASVDVWYSPEDKPLERVVRIYDHAKRYIFVAAYGLTSPLSVKALVEAKKRGIDVRILSDRDRLQDTKQQTALSTLREAGIPIKINRHDGLMHLKQVVVDDEVNTNGSMNQTTSGNRYNDERVDIIRDHAITVKAREKFLSLWKDQERFTEWK, encoded by the coding sequence ATGACCCGGCCCGCGCAGTCCCGGTTCGGCAATCGGTTCTGTGTCGGTCTCGTGCTTTCGTGCGCAGCAATGGTCCTGACGGGGTCGCGTTGCGACGTCTCAGCTGCGTCGGTGGACGTCTGGTATTCCCCCGAGGATAAACCGCTCGAACGTGTCGTGAGGATTTATGATCATGCCAAGCGGTACATCTTCGTTGCCGCGTACGGTTTGACATCGCCTCTCTCGGTGAAGGCGCTGGTCGAAGCCAAAAAACGCGGTATTGATGTGCGTATCCTCTCGGATCGCGATCGGCTTCAGGATACGAAGCAGCAGACGGCTCTTTCAACGTTGCGGGAAGCCGGCATTCCGATCAAGATCAATCGGCATGACGGTCTTATGCATTTGAAACAGGTCGTCGTCGATGACGAGGTCAATACCAACGGATCCATGAATCAGACCACCAGTGGCAACCGTTACAATGATGAGCGGGTGGATATTATTCGAGACCATGCGATTACCGTCAAGGCCCGTGAAAAGTTTCTCTCGCTCTGGAAGGACCAGGAGCGATTTACCGAGTGGAAATAG
- the cysK gene encoding cysteine synthase A — protein MSTTLHKDITELIGKTPLVRLNRLTNTGSATIYGKVEFFNPAGSVKDRICLNMIDEAERQGKLKPGGTIVEPTSGNTGIGLALVAAVRGYKLILVMPESMSMERASLLSSYGAQLVLTPAWEGMKGSIKEAESILAQNPSYFMPDQFSNPANPAIHRMTTALEIWDALEGKIDAFVAAVGTGGTITGCGEVFKERNPHVKIIAVEPAGSPVLSGGDPGPHKIQGIGAGFIPKVLNRKILDRVITVTDDEAYQTAKQLSRKEGLLVGISAGANVFAAQKVADELGPGKNVVTVLCDTGERYISIEKYFNI, from the coding sequence GTGAGTACGACCTTGCATAAAGACATTACTGAACTGATCGGCAAGACCCCGCTGGTCCGGCTCAACCGCCTGACAAACACGGGCTCGGCCACGATCTATGGGAAAGTGGAGTTTTTCAATCCCGCCGGCAGCGTCAAGGATCGGATCTGCCTCAACATGATCGACGAGGCGGAACGCCAAGGGAAGCTCAAGCCGGGCGGAACCATTGTCGAACCAACCAGCGGAAACACGGGTATCGGCCTGGCCTTGGTCGCTGCCGTGCGCGGGTACAAGTTGATCCTCGTCATGCCGGAAAGCATGAGCATGGAACGGGCCAGCTTGCTGTCGTCGTATGGGGCCCAGTTGGTCTTGACCCCGGCCTGGGAAGGCATGAAAGGATCGATCAAGGAAGCGGAAAGCATCCTGGCCCAGAATCCGTCGTATTTCATGCCTGACCAATTCTCGAACCCGGCCAACCCCGCAATTCATAGGATGACGACGGCGTTGGAAATTTGGGATGCGCTCGAAGGAAAGATCGATGCTTTTGTGGCCGCCGTGGGAACCGGCGGAACCATCACGGGATGCGGTGAAGTGTTCAAGGAAAGAAACCCGCACGTAAAAATTATCGCCGTTGAACCGGCTGGCTCACCCGTGTTGTCAGGAGGTGATCCCGGCCCGCACAAGATTCAAGGGATCGGCGCGGGCTTTATTCCCAAGGTGCTCAATCGAAAAATACTCGATCGCGTGATCACGGTCACCGATGATGAGGCCTATCAAACCGCAAAGCAGCTGTCGAGGAAAGAAGGCCTGTTGGTCGGCATCTCAGCCGGCGCGAATGTCTTTGCCGCCCAAAAGGTTGCCGATGAACTGGGCCCCGGTAAGAATGTCGTCACCGTGCTCTGCGATACCGGCGAACGGTATATCAGCATCGAAAAGTATTTCAACATATAA
- the thiS gene encoding sulfur carrier protein ThiS: MQVKINGKPEEIQSGTVLDLLQTKNIEPHMVAVEVNDKVLERDHFATTHLNEGDQVEFLFYMGGGR, from the coding sequence GTGCAGGTCAAGATCAATGGGAAGCCGGAAGAGATCCAGAGCGGAACCGTTCTCGATCTGTTGCAAACCAAGAACATCGAACCGCATATGGTCGCCGTAGAAGTCAACGACAAGGTTCTGGAACGTGACCATTTTGCCACGACCCACCTCAATGAAGGAGATCAGGTAGAGTTCCTCTTCTATATGGGAGGGGGTCGGTGA